ATCGGTTCGTGTATACCCTCGTCTTTTGGATGTAGCGCATCACGGCCCCGGGAAGTCCCGGCGGGGCTGCGACACCGCATTGTAGCATGTTCCGGAGCGCCGTGGAAGAGACCTCCGGCAGGTCGGCGTCCAGCAGGCAGGCCCCGCTCCGGGGGAGATCGGCGCTCGAGGCGCCGCGAAGGTCCAGGACCGCGCGGCCGCCCGGCAGCGTGAGGCCTTCGGGGGGGACCTCGACGCCCTTGCGGACGAAGAACGCGAACCGTTCCCGTTCGGCCAGGGTCTGCCCGTCCTTCCAGAGGTGAAAATCCCGGAGGGAGTCGCCCCCCGCCAGGAAGACCGCCCCGTCCGGGGGAAGCTTGTGGGCCGAGCGGAAACGGGGGAGGGAGTCCACGGTGTAGCAGGGGCCGGCCACCTCCAGGTCCAGGGGGTCGGGGACGAACTCCGGCCGGTCCGCCGTGGCCAGGGCCACCATGGCGAACCGGTGGGCGGGGGACGTCCGGACCCGGCCTTCCTTGTGGGGCGGCAGGGGGGCGACGAGGAAGTGGACCCGCTCGAGGCCCAGCCGGTTCATGGCTGCGGACGCCAAGGCCAGGTGCCCCGCGTGGACGGGGTCGAAGGTCCCGCCCAGGACGCCGACGAGGCCGCTCACGGCGCCATCCCCAGCATCCCGCCCAGGCGGCGCACCAGTTCCTCGAGCCCTTCGCCCGAAACGGCGGAGATGGCAATGAACGGCAGGTGATGGCGACGGCAGAACCGCCGGAGGGCGTCGAGTTGGGAGCGGTCCGTCAGGGCGTCCAGCTTGGTGGCGGCCACGAGCATGGGCTTGTCGAGCAGGGTGGGGTTGAACAGCCCGAGTTCGCGGTGGATGGCCCGCACGCGCTCCCCGGGCTTACGCGGCTCCATGCCGGAGACGTCCACCAGGTGGACGAGGACCCGGGTCCGTTCGATGTGGCGCAGGAAGCGGTCGCCCAGCCCCGCCCCCGCGTGGGCGCCCTCGATGAGCCCGGGAATGTCGGCCACCACGAACCCCCGGAAATCGTCGAATCGCACCACCCCGAGGTGCGGCGCCAGGGTGGTGAAGGGGTAGTCGGCGATCTTCGGGCGTGCGGCGGAGATACGGGAGATCAGCGTCGACTTCCCGGCGTTGGGGTAACCCACCAGGCCCACGTCGGAGAGGACCTTGAGTTCCAGCACCAGTTCCCGCGTCTCCCCCGGGAAACCGTACTCGAAGCGGCGGGGCGCCTGGTTGGTTGAGGTGGCGAAGCAGGCGTTGCCCCGGCCCCCGCGGCCTCCCCGGGCGGCGACGAAGCGCTCGCCGGCCCGGGTGAAGTCGTACAGGACCGCGTCAGTGTCCTTCTCCCGGACCACGGTCCCGACCGGGACGGGGATCACCGCGTCCTCCCCCTTCCGTCCGTGCCGGTCGCTTCCCTGGCCGTGGGTCCCTCGCGGGGCCCGGAACTCGCGCTTGTACCGGAAGTCCAACAGGGTGTTGAGATGGGGGTCCGCCTCCAGGACGACGCTGCCGCCGTGGCCGCCGTTGCCGCCGCTGGGCCCGCCGCGGGGCACGTACTTCTCCCGCCGGAAGGCCAGGCAGCCGTCGCCCCCGTTCCCCCCGGACACGATGATGGTGGCGTAGTCGATGAACACTGTTGGCTCCACACCGGCGTCGACAGCCGATCCCCTGCTTTCGGAAAACGGTGAGGGTTCGACTTTCTCTGCCTCACGCAAAGTCACCAGGGCGCCCGGTTCCGCAGCGGGAAATCAGAACCTGCTCATCCCGATCCCCTTGCGAGGTTTGACGCCTTTGCGGCCTTGCGTGAGGTCTTCCCGCATAAAAAAACGCAGGAACGGCGGCGTTCCTGCATTCTGGTTTCCAAAGGGAATCGGAGCGTCAAATCTGCTGCGGGACGATGTGGACGTAACGGCCCATGCGGCCGCGGTCGTGGAACTTCACCACGCCGTCCACGAGGGCGAAGAGGGTGTCGTCCTTGCCGCGGCCCACGTTGAGCCCGGGCTTGATGGGTGTCCCGCGCTGGCGGACGATGATGGTGCCGCCATTCACGAGCTGGCCGCCGAAGCGCTTGATGCCCAGTCGCTGGGAATGGGAGTCCCGGCCGTTGCGGGAACTGCCGACGCCTTTCTTGTGTGCCATGTTCCTCTCTCCTTATTCCGGGAGGGTGATGCTCTCGACCTTCACTTCCGTGAAGACCTGGCGGTGCCCCTTGGTGCGGCGGTACTGTTTGCGCTTCTTCTTCTTGAAGACCAGCACCTTGTCGCCCTTCCCGTGACGGGTCACGACGCCCTTGACCGCGGCGTTGTCGATGACCGGCCGCCCGATGACGGTCTTCTCGGGGGTTTCCACCAGGAGAACGTCCTGGAAGACCACGCCTTCGCCCTCGGGGGTCGGCAGGGACTCCACGCGGAACGTCTGCCCTTCCGTAACCTTGTACTGTTTTCCACCTGTCTTGATCACCGCGATCACGAGTGTGTACCTCCATTCAAAGCTCAAGCCGGTGAATTTTAGTGAAGGGAACCCGCGATGTCAAATGAAAAATGCGGGGCGGATACAATTTGTCCGCAAGTGCAAGCCTTACGAAACCCTCAGAAAAGGAGGGCGGCCTTGAGGTCCTTCTTGCGGGCCTCCAGCCAGCGGCCGAATTCGTCGTTCACGCGGATCTCCTCGAGGATCTGACGGATCCGCTCCCGGTTCTGTTCGAGTTCCTCCCGCCGGTCCTCGTTGACCGGGCCGTTGAGGACCTCCTTCTCGAAGTAGTTCCGGATGTCGTCCTGGGAGACGTAGACGAAGGGGCGGAACCGGTTCCGGACGAACTCGTCGAGGAGGGCCGTCCGCAGCACGAAGGTGTTCCACTCATCGTCCTCGATGGCGAGGCTGGCCCGGATGAAACGGAGGGAGGCCTCCCCCCCGGCCTGGAGGGTGAGGGTCTGCCGGAGGTTCTCCAGGGGCAGGGAAATCGACAGCCCCTCGGTCCCGGCGGCCATCTCCTTGAGGATGATCTCCTGCTCGACGAGTCGCAGGGCCGTCTCGCGGAGCAGTTCGTCCTCGCCCGGGCCGACGACCCGGCCCCGGGTGAGCGAGGCCGTCACCACCACTTGTCGCAGGGTCACGGGGGTCCCCCCCACCACGGCCGCCACCCGGTCCGCCAGCGTCCAGCCACCCTCCGGGCCCACCCCGGCCAAGCCGGCGGCGCCGGGGTTGCCCGCCCGCGGCAGGACAGGGGGCAGGGCCGCCAGGAGGAGCAGGGTCGCGACGCACCGGCGCAGGGCACGCGGCGGCCGGGAACCGCCGGGGGGCGTGGGCCGGCCCAACGGGGTGGAGACGATCGACGAGTGGCGGGGCGTCATCATGCCGGCTCCTCAGAAGGGGTTCCCGAAGGTGATGAACCAGTGGACGCGGTCGGTGTGGGGCATCTCCCTCAGGTTGTACCCGACGTCGAAGCGGATGGGGCCGAGCGGCGTCCGGACGCGGACCCCGATCCCCACGGTGTGGGAGAAGTCGGCCAGGGACATCCCGGACAGGTCCCTGAACACGTTGCCCGTGTCGTAGAAGGCGGCCCCGTCGAAGATGGAGCGGATGGGGAATCGGAGTTCCACGTTTCCGATCAGCAGGGCGCTCCCTCCCACGGGGTCGAGGGTGACCGGGTCGAGGGGGCCCGCCTCGTCCTGGCTGAACCCCCGGAGGGAGTAAGAGCCGCCGGCGAAGAAACGTTCGCTGATGGGGACGTCCCCGGTGTTGAGCTTCCGGATCCCGCCGAAGCGGAAGGACGCCGCCAGGACCACCGGCTTGACCAGGGTCCGGAAGTACTGTTCCTGGAAGAAGAACTTCAGGTAGCCCGCATCGTCCCCGCCCACGCGGGGGGCGGCGGTGAACTCGGCGGTCAGGAGGCTGCCGCGGGTCGGGTCCATGTAGTTGTCCCGCGTGTCGCGAAGCCAGGTGGTCGTGAGCGTGGCGAGGGTGACGGGAACCTCGTCCCGGGGCAGGGGATCCAGGTTGCCCGTGATGTCGTAGTTGGTGATCTTCTCGAAGGCGGCCCGGAAGAAGAGGCTGGTCTTCGGGCTGAGCCGGCGGATGGTCTTGGCGGCCACGCTGACCCGCTGGGACTTGTAGGAAATCCGGTCCTGCCGGTCGAAGTAGGCGGATAGGTCCAGGGGGTACTTCCCGAAGAGGAGGCGGTCGTCGTGGAAGGAGAACTGCACGAGGATTTTCTTCGCGCTCCCCCGGAGCAGGACCCCCACCGTTTCCGCCCGCCCCAGGAAGTTGGTGTTCTCGAACTGGACCATGCCGCGGGGCCCCTCCCACTCCTGGTAGCCGAACCCGTAGTGCAGGGTGTAGCGCGGAGCCTCGCGGAGCCGGAAGACCAGGTTGGAGCCCTTGGGGTCGCCGTACACGGGGAGGGTGGAGACGTTGACGGAGTCCATGATCCCCGAGGAGAGCAGGTTCCCCTCGGCCTGGTAGACCGCGGCAGCGTCCAGGGGGGTGTTCGGGCGCAGGCCCAGCAGGCGGGAGAGGACCTTGGGTTTGGTCCGGAACTCGCCGAGGAGCACGAGGTTGCGCAGGCGCTGGGGCCCCGAGATCACGGCCTCGAACACGCAGTCCACGGTGGCTTCCCCCACGGTTTCCACGGGTTTGAGCGCGTCGATCGTCCAGCCCCGGGCCGTCAGGAAGTCGCTGATTTCCGCCCGGACGTCCCGCACCAGTTCGGCGGTGAAGACCTGACCCTTCCGAACCTCGAGCCGCGGCCGGAGGGGCGAGAGGTCCACGGGGCGGTCGGTCTCGACGGAGAACTCCCCCGCCGTGAAACAGGGTCCCTCGGTGACCTTGAGATCGAGAACGTAGGTCCACGCCTTGCGGCCGTCTTCAGGGGGGGCGACGGTTGCGGCGCAGTCGGCCCGCAGGTAGCCGCGCTCGCGGTAGAAAGCTCTCAACGCCTCGGCGACGGCGGCGGGTTGCCGGGCCGCCAGGGTCCGCCGCTCCTCCAGCCCGAGCGCGGCCAGGATCTCCGGGCGCTGGAAGGCGACATTCCCCTCCAGGCGGATCCGGAACCCGGTGTAGGGCCCCCGGACGTCCGCCCGGAAGACGATTTCCACCTCGCGCCCGTCCCGGGACTCCTGCCGTCCCGATTCGACGTTGCGAACATCGAATCCTTTGGAAATCAGGAGGTCCCGGAGGTCGTCCCGGCTCAGTTCCTCCGCGAAGGGGGAGAGGGTCGAGAGGCGGTAGATCCCCAGGTTACGTTCCAGTTCCTCGGCGGAGACGGCGGCCCCCTCGACCCGGATCATGAGCCTGGGTCCGGTCCGGACAAGGAAGACGGGCGTCAGGCGGTCCCGGGCCGAAGCCGGTTCGGTGGCGGCCCTCACTTCCACCTCGGGGAACCCGGCCCGGCGGTACGCGGCCTGGAGGTCGCGGCCCGCCTTCTCGAGACGGTCCCGGTTGCAGAAATGCCCCTGGAGCCCCTGGACGACTTTCCCGACCGCGGGGGGCGGGGGCGTCCCCTCCGCCACCCGGATGTCCGGGCCGAGATACCGGGACCGGGGCCCTTCCCGAACCTTGAGGAGAAGGTCCAGGTCCCCGTCGTGGTCCTTTTCCCCGAGGGAGCAGTCGGCGGAGAAATAGCCGCGGTCCTCGTAGAGGTCTCGGACCTTTCCGAGCCACTCGGACAGGCGGTCCCGGTCGGCCGGGTCCCCTCTCCGGAGGGTGAGGAGCTTCAGGATGTCCTTGCGCTTGAGCGTTCGGTTTCCCTCCACCCCGACCATTCCGATTTTCGGGAAGGGTTCCAGGCGGAATTCGAAGGCCGTTCCGCCGGGGACCGGCCGGCGCCAGACTTCCACCTGCCGGAACACCCCCAGGGCGTACAGGTTCCGGATGGCGTTCTGGATCGCCAGCGGGGTCGCGGGGGTCCCTTCCCCCACGCCGGCGACGTCGCGGACGGCCTTCTCGGTGATGTAACCGGGGTTTGACGGCACGAAGCGGAAAATTACGCTCCGGACGAGGGCCTCGTCGGCCCGGGCGGGGGCCAGGCCGAGCCCCGCGAGCAAAAGGAGGGAGAGGACGGCGCGGCCCATCAGCGGAACCTCTTCTTGAAACGGAAGTCCACCCCCACGTAACCGTCCTCGTCCCGGGTCCCGATGATCATGAGGTTCGGGGAGATCCGGTACTCCATGTAGATCAGGTCCTCGTTCTCGCTGTTCATGCTGCGGGTGTAGGTGACGAAGAGGTCGCGGGAAACCTGCTTCCCGAGGGTGACCTGAGCCTTGGCGGCGGTGCTGGGGTCGGCCGAATAGGCGCTGAGGGCGAAGGTGTCGATCCCCACCACGCGCTTGAGGCGGCGCCCGACGGTCTCCGACAGCACCTGACCCAGGAGTCCCGCCGTCTCGTCGGGGCGGTAGGTTTCCGAGGCCGAGCGCTCCGTGACCGACGGGAGCATGCCGGTGCTGATCAGGCGGACCACGTCCAGCGAGGAGAGGCTGGGGACGGAGACGAAGCGGGCCCGGACTTTCGATAAGGAGCCTTCCAGGATGATGGAGACGCGGTAGTCCTTGATCTCCGACGTGAGTTGGAAGGAGATTTCGGGGTCGAGCCCGTTGGCCCGGTTGAAGA
This is a stretch of genomic DNA from Acidobacteriota bacterium. It encodes these proteins:
- the nadD gene encoding nicotinate (nicotinamide) nucleotide adenylyltransferase, yielding MSGLVGVLGGTFDPVHAGHLALASAAMNRLGLERVHFLVAPLPPHKEGRVRTSPAHRFAMVALATADRPEFVPDPLDLEVAGPCYTVDSLPRFRSAHKLPPDGAVFLAGGDSLRDFHLWKDGQTLAERERFAFFVRKGVEVPPEGLTLPGGRAVLDLRGASSADLPRSGACLLDADLPEVSSTALRNMLQCGVAAPPGLPGAVMRYIQKTRVYTNR
- the obgE gene encoding GTPase ObgE, giving the protein MFIDYATIIVSGGNGGDGCLAFRREKYVPRGGPSGGNGGHGGSVVLEADPHLNTLLDFRYKREFRAPRGTHGQGSDRHGRKGEDAVIPVPVGTVVREKDTDAVLYDFTRAGERFVAARGGRGGRGNACFATSTNQAPRRFEYGFPGETRELVLELKVLSDVGLVGYPNAGKSTLISRISAARPKIADYPFTTLAPHLGVVRFDDFRGFVVADIPGLIEGAHAGAGLGDRFLRHIERTRVLVHLVDVSGMEPRKPGERVRAIHRELGLFNPTLLDKPMLVAATKLDALTDRSQLDALRRFCRRHHLPFIAISAVSGEGLEELVRRLGGMLGMAP
- the rpmA gene encoding 50S ribosomal protein L27, whose product is MAHKKGVGSSRNGRDSHSQRLGIKRFGGQLVNGGTIIVRQRGTPIKPGLNVGRGKDDTLFALVDGVVKFHDRGRMGRYVHIVPQQI
- the rplU gene encoding 50S ribosomal protein L21, with the translated sequence MIAVIKTGGKQYKVTEGQTFRVESLPTPEGEGVVFQDVLLVETPEKTVIGRPVIDNAAVKGVVTRHGKGDKVLVFKKKKRKQYRRTKGHRQVFTEVKVESITLPE
- a CDS encoding BamA/TamA family outer membrane protein; protein product: MGRAVLSLLLLAGLGLAPARADEALVRSVIFRFVPSNPGYITEKAVRDVAGVGEGTPATPLAIQNAIRNLYALGVFRQVEVWRRPVPGGTAFEFRLEPFPKIGMVGVEGNRTLKRKDILKLLTLRRGDPADRDRLSEWLGKVRDLYEDRGYFSADCSLGEKDHDGDLDLLLKVREGPRSRYLGPDIRVAEGTPPPPAVGKVVQGLQGHFCNRDRLEKAGRDLQAAYRRAGFPEVEVRAATEPASARDRLTPVFLVRTGPRLMIRVEGAAVSAEELERNLGIYRLSTLSPFAEELSRDDLRDLLISKGFDVRNVESGRQESRDGREVEIVFRADVRGPYTGFRIRLEGNVAFQRPEILAALGLEERRTLAARQPAAVAEALRAFYRERGYLRADCAATVAPPEDGRKAWTYVLDLKVTEGPCFTAGEFSVETDRPVDLSPLRPRLEVRKGQVFTAELVRDVRAEISDFLTARGWTIDALKPVETVGEATVDCVFEAVISGPQRLRNLVLLGEFRTKPKVLSRLLGLRPNTPLDAAAVYQAEGNLLSSGIMDSVNVSTLPVYGDPKGSNLVFRLREAPRYTLHYGFGYQEWEGPRGMVQFENTNFLGRAETVGVLLRGSAKKILVQFSFHDDRLLFGKYPLDLSAYFDRQDRISYKSQRVSVAAKTIRRLSPKTSLFFRAAFEKITNYDITGNLDPLPRDEVPVTLATLTTTWLRDTRDNYMDPTRGSLLTAEFTAAPRVGGDDAGYLKFFFQEQYFRTLVKPVVLAASFRFGGIRKLNTGDVPISERFFAGGSYSLRGFSQDEAGPLDPVTLDPVGGSALLIGNVELRFPIRSIFDGAAFYDTGNVFRDLSGMSLADFSHTVGIGVRVRTPLGPIRFDVGYNLREMPHTDRVHWFITFGNPF